Proteins from one Podospora pseudoanserina strain CBS 124.78 chromosome 1, whole genome shotgun sequence genomic window:
- the MSH3 gene encoding Mismatch repair protein msh3 (COG:L; BUSCO:EOG09260LI6; EggNog:ENOG503NUIG) — MVGSSKPSEKKQSSLTSFFTPKTVNGLSQKLAAQKPAKDDSKAGRSSSPSAPGPSQVSRFKRPLQEDNDSGNGTEKTTRSSRLTKRAKRVLDDDDESENQELPSSPPAGNGPSSSRTGKYVYDAGSASKTGAPDGDETEDAATRRKKEELHKKFVKKLGHPDSMSYMKRRNGAPDSSTPGLEGDDAEGEDEAEEDEPPPTKGKKKGAKTGKLTPMEIQFLDIKRKHMDTLLIVEVGYKFKFFGEDARIAAKELSIVCIPGKLRYDEHPSEAHLDRFASASVPVHRLNVHAKRLVAAGHKVGVVRQVETAALKKAGDNRNAPFVRKLTNVYTKGTYIDETGELDQPGNTTGAPSGGYLLCLTESPTKGSGTDEKVQVGIIAVQPATGDIIYDDFEDGFMRREMETRLLHISPCEFLIVGDLSKASDKIVKHLSGSRTNVFGDRSRVERVPKSKTMAAEAHSHVTQFYADKTKEDDENSAALLEKVLKLPESVTICLSAMINHLTEYGLQHIFGLTKYFQSFSTRQHMLVNGTTLESLEVYRNSTDHSEKGSLMWALDKTQTRPGQRLLRKWIGRPLLDQQRLEERVTAVEELLEKQSAIQVSKLTGMLASVKADLERSLIRIYYGKCTRPELLSTLQTLQKIAMEYHRVKSPAETGFKSSLLQETLLSLPAIGDIVTSYLDKINAQAARKDDKYNFFREEEETDDITDHKLGIAAVEADLDAYRTEATAKLKKKVLVEYTTVSGIEYLIEVANTDLKNVPASWAKTSGTKKVSRFHTPEVIKLISERDQHREALAAACDAAFSALLSSLAAEYQPLRDAVSSLATLDCLLSLSQVASLPGYSKPNFLPITAPPSISIVEGRHPIAEHTLSTPYIPFTTSLSSPAPLAQLITGPNMGGKSSYVRSVALLVLLAQMGSYVPATEMTLTPCDAIFTRMGARDNLFAGESTFMVEVSETASILRSATPRSLVILDELGRGTSTHDGAAIAHAVLDYVVKEVGCLTLFITHYQNLARVAEGLGDGRVRCVHMKFRVERGGDGDGQEEEVTFLYEVAEGVAHRSYGLNVGRLARLPKQVLEVAGVKSREMEEGVKERRLKGVVGLLGGLMNGEKGEEELEQLVEGIEQL, encoded by the exons ATGGTTGGGTCTTCGAAACCATCCGAAAAGAAGCAGTCATCCTTGACTAGTTTCTTCACCCCAAAGACTGTCAATGGCTTGTCACAGAAGTTGGCTGCCCAGAAGCCAGCCAAAGACGACTCCAAAGCTGGACGctcgtcctcgccatctGCCCCTGGACCGTCTCAAGTCTCCAGGTTCAAGCGACCTCTCCAAGAGGACAATGACTCTGGGAATGGGACAGAAAAGACTACCAGGTCTAGCCGTTTGACCAAACGCGCCAAGCGTGTccttgacgacgatgacgagtcTGAGAATCAGGAGCTTCCAAGCTCGCCTCCTGCTGGAAATGGCCCAAGTTCATCCAGAACCGGAAAATATGTCTACGATGCGGGGTCCGCCTCAAAGACCGGCGCACCCGACGGGGACGAGACCGAAGATGCGGCAACGAGacggaagaaggaggagctgcacAAGAAGTTTGTCAAGAAGCTTGGCCATCCAGACAGCATGTCGTACATGAAGAGGCGCAATGGTGCCCCAGACAGTTCTACTCCAGGCCTGGAGGGTGATGACGcggaaggagaggatgaggctgaggaggacgaaccaccaccgaccaagggcaagaagaagggtgcCAAGACTGGCAAGCTTACGCCTATGGAAATCCAGTTTCTCGATATCAAGAGGAAACACATGGATACTCTCTTGATTGTCGAAGTTGGTTACAAGTTCAAGTtctttggcgaggatgcTCGGATAGCTGCCAAAGAGCTGAGCATTGTGTGCATTCCTGGCAAACTCAGATACGATGAGC ATCCATCCGAAGCCCATCTCGACCGATTCGCCTCTGCCAGCGTGCCAGTTCACCGACTAAACGTACACGCCAAAcgccttgttgctgctggtcacaaggttggtgttgtccgCCAAGTTGAGACTGCAGCCCTCAAGAAAGCCGGCGACAATCGCAACGCACCATTCGTCCGAAAACTTACCAATGTCTACACCAAGGGCACATACATCGACGAGACAGGGGAGCTGGATCAACCCGGAAACACCACTGGTGCTCCATCTGGTGGCTATCTGCTTTGTCTTACTGAATCCCCGACCAAGGGGTCTGGCACTGATGAGAAAGTGCAAGTCGGAATTATTGCCGTACAGCCTGCAACCGGAGATATCATCTATGATGACTTTGAAGATGGCTTCATGAGGCGCGAGATGGAGACCCGGTTGCTCCATATTTCGCCTTGCGAATTCCTCATTGTCGGTGACTTGTCCAAGGCCTCCGACAAAATTGTCAAGCATCTTTCTGGCAGCCGTACCAACGTGTTCGGTGATCGAAGTCGGGTTGAGCGGGTGCCCAAGTCAAAGACTATGGCTGCTGAGGCTCACTCTCATGTCACCCAGTTTTATGCTGACAAGACCaaagaggatgacgagaaCTCAGCAGCGCTTTTAGAGAAGGTCTTGAAGCTGCCGGAGTCAGTCACCATCTGTCTGTCAGCAATGATCAACCATCTCACCGAATATGGCCTGCAACATATCTTTGGTTTGACCAAGTACTTTCAGTCGTTTAGTACACGACAGCACATGTTGGTCAACGGGACAACACTTGAGAGTCTCGAGGTCTACCGAAACTCTACGGACCACTCTGAAAAGGGTAGTCTGATGTGGGCATTGGACAAAACCCAGACCAGGCCCGGCCAGAGACTGCTGAGAAAATGGATTGGTCGTCCATTGCTTGACCAGCAGCGTCTAGAAGAGCGTGTCACTGCAGTAGAAGAGCTTCTAGAGAAGCAGTCTGCCATTCAGGTCAGCAAGCTGACCGGCATGCTGGCCTCGGTCAAGGCCGATCTGGAGCGCAGCTTGATCCGTATATACTACGGAAAGTGCACTAGGCCGGAGCTTCTGTCAACCCTTCAGACTCTCCAGAAAATCGCCATGGAGTATCACAGAGTGAAGTCTCCGGCAGAGACAGGCTTCAAGTCAAGCCTGCTCCAGGAGAcccttctctctctgcctGCTATCGGTGACATCGTCACCTCCTAcctcgacaagatcaacgCCCAAGCCGCCAGAAAAGACGACAAATACAACTTCTTccgtgaggaagaggagacaGACGACATCACCGATCACAAGCTGGGGATCGCGGCTGTAGAGGCCGATCTCGACGCCTACCGCACAGAAGCCACGGCCAaactcaagaagaaggtttTGGTGGAATACACCACCGTCTCCGGCATCGAATACCTCATCGAGGTAGCCAACACCGACCTCAAAAACGTCCCCGCCTCTTGGGCCAAAACCTCTGGCACCAAGAAGGTCTCTCGGTTTCACACCCCAGAGGTGATCAAACTCATCAGCGAGCGCGACCAGCACCGCGAAGCCCTCGCCGCAGCCTGTGATGCCGCCTTTTCGGCTCTTCTCTCGTCTCTCGCGGCGGAGTATCAACCACTCCGCGACGCCGTCTCCTCTCTCGCCACATTGGACTGTCTTTTGTCCCTCTCCCAGGTGGCCTCCCTACCAGGCTACTCCAAACccaacttcctccccatcacgGCCCCCCCTTCGATTTCCATCGTCGAAGGCCGCCACCCCATAGCAGAACACACCCTTTCCACTCCTTAcatccccttcaccacctccctctcctcgccTGCCCCGTTGGCCCAACTGATCACAGGCCCCAACATGGGCGGTAAATCCTCCTACGTTCGCTCCGTCGCGCTCCTCGTTTTGCTTGCTCAGATGGGGAGCTACGTCCCCGCAACAGAAATGACGCTCACCCCCTGCgacgccatcttcacccgCATGGGCGCGAGGGATAACCTCTTTGCGGGGGAATCAACCTTTATGGTTGAGGTCAGTGAAACAGCTTCTATTCTCCGCTCCGCCACCCCGAGGAGCCTGGTGATTCTGGATGAGCTGGGAAGGGGGACGTCGACGCATGACGGGGCGGCGATTGCGCATGCGGTGCTGGATTATGTGGTTAAGGAGGTGGGGTGTTTGACGCTGTTTATCACGCATTATCAGAACctggcgagggtggcggaggggttgggggatgggagggtgaggtgtgTGCACATGAAGTTTAGGGttgagagagggggggatggggatgggcaggaggaggaggttacGTTTTTGTATGAAGTTGCCGAGGGGGTGGCGCATCGGAGTTATGGGTTGAatgtggggaggttggcgaggttgcCGAAGCAGGTGCTGGAGGTTGCGGGGGTGAAGAgtagggagatggaggagggggtgaaggagaggaggctaaagggggtggtggggctgttgggggggttgatgaatggggagaagggggaggaggagttggagcagCTTGTGGAGGGTATTGAACAGCTTTAG
- the RRF1 gene encoding ribosome-recycling factor (EggNog:ENOG503P3IM; COG:J) — MNSLRVANSLVRRNVTAAVLRTTPCILLPQAQRPWLPQQLPQQTLPVRSFSHSPSLSKRNRKEEEPEEDDPRGKKGGKKSNKKEKGGAPAQQQQQEAQPSAAAEDPFNLDPLIALFQKTESHYTSQLALLRSPTGRFNVESIGAIPVSLDKKSTVAYRLQELATVAPLGGRRWSILAFEEASVKPIISAVLKSPDFNQQPQRNEENPLELTMTVEPEKVDDLVKRAKDLCTEWRNKLRDETHKHETHVKKNKSLLKDDLFKIKEALKKLQDERMKVVANKEKEVVAAIQSKAK, encoded by the exons aTGAACTCACTCAGAGTGGCCAATTCCCTCGTCCGCAGAAACGTGACGGCTGCTGTGCTCAG AACCACCCCctgcatcctcctccctcaagcTCAAAGACCATGGCTCccccaacaactcccacAACAAACCCTCCCCGTCCGGTCCTTCTctcactccccctccctctcaaaacGTAaccgcaaagaagaagaacccgAAGAAGACGACCCCCGAGGCAAAAAAGGCGGCAAGAAATccaacaaaaaagaaaagggcggtgccccagcccagcagcagcaacaagaagcCCAACCCTCAGCAGCCGCCGAAgaccccttcaacctcgaccccctcatcgccctcttccAAAAGACAGAATCCCACTACACCTCCCagctcgccctcctccgctcccccACCGGCCGCTTCAACGTCGAGTCCATCGGCGCCATCCCCGTCTCCCTCGACAAGAAGTCCACCGTCGCGTACCGCCTCCAGGAGCTCGCCACCGTCGCCCCCCTAGGCGGCCGGCGGTGGTCCATCCTCGCCTTTGAGGAAGCCTCCGTCAAGCCCATCATCTCGGCCGTCCTCAAGTCGCCAGACTTCAACCAGCAGCCCCAGAGAAATGAGGAGAACCCCCTCGAGCTGACCATGACGGTCGAGCCGGAAAAGGTCGACGACCTGGTCAAGAGGGCAAAGGATCTCTGCACCGAGTGGAGGAATAAGCTCAGAGACGAAACACACAAGCACGAGACCCatgtcaagaagaacaagtcGTTGCTGAAGGATGACTtgttcaagatcaaggaggcgTTGAAAAAGCTTCAAGATGAGAGGATGAAGGTTGTTGCGAATaaagagaaggaggtcgTGGCTGCTATCCAGTCCAAGGCCAAATAG
- a CDS encoding hypothetical protein (EggNog:ENOG503P723): MPRQQILRAGALGRRAPPSTTTTSAVTRSFTTSGPQLAEEDNNNKPTRSISAATRLTKISTGAAVKRPLDIRTLRANNTGPSASPFGKAPSASGAPTGAKILSIKSLRLAARYTPGGGAGTVGPRPSTGFRSNQQQQQQTGFRRAGPGAGGRQSGSRSARLGGKFTRGAGGKGGNKQARKEKPKEANEGKMVLSEAEKAVVDRYEKGEVVPFVPKLRRKDLSGYGGGLATSAQWGKVQSVIQTMRLMGGGQAFNRDSGVTMDITAVRKRAFKEGKPIFFNSQGERDWLEKGERFFPGRAPLKAREAVLDLAVLGKYKEVGYKELGDVKGLIENYTGRTWSYRGEDQRRFLDKVMSLLPTEAAKGRGGAQKRA, from the coding sequence ATGCCCCGGCAGCAAATCCTCAGGGCCGGTGCCCTCGGGCGTCGTGCCCCGCcgtcgacgacaacaacctccgCCGTTACCCGCagcttcaccacctcggGCCCCCAACTCGCCGAagaagacaacaacaacaagcccacCCGTTCAATCTCCGCCGCAACAAGACTCACCAAGATCTCGaccggcgccgccgtcaAACGCCCCCTCGACATCCGCACCCTCcgcgccaacaacaccggccCCAGCGCCAGCCCTTTTGGGAAAGCCCCCTCTGCTAGTGGTGCTCCAACCGGGGCAAAAATTCTCAGTATCAAATCCCTTCGTCTAGCTGCCCGGTACACTCCCGGTGGTGGAGCCGGGACTGTAGGACCGAGACCAAGCACTGGGTTTCgctccaaccaacaacaacaacaacaaactgGATTCCGTCGTGCTGGTCCCGGTGCGGGGGGGAGACAGTCAGGCAGTCGATCTGCCCGTCTAGGCGGGAAGTTTACccgtggtgctggtggtaAGGGAGGAAACAAGCAAGCCAGGAAAGAAAAGCCCAAGGAGGCCAACGAAGGAAAGATGGTTCTTTCCGAGGCGGAAAAGGCGGTTGTGGATCGGTACGAAAAAGGAGAAGTCGTGCCGTTTGTTCCTaagctgaggaggaaggatCTGAGTGGTTACGGCGGTGGGCTTGCTACCTCTGCGCAGTGGGGGAAGGTGCAGAGTGTGATTCAGACTATGAGGCTTATGGGCGGGGGCCAGGCGTTCAACAGGGATAGTGGGGTTACGATGGATATCACTGCGGTTAGGAAGAGGGCGTTCAAGGAGGGGAAGCCGATTTTTTTCAACAGtcagggggagagggattggttggaaaagggggagaggtttttTCCTGGACGGGCCCCGctgaaggcgagggaggcggtgtTAGATTTGGCTGTGTTGGGCAAGTACAAGGAGGTGGGGTATAAGGAGTTGGGGGATGTGAAGGGGTTGATTGAGAACTACACGGGGAGGACGTGGAGTTATAGGGGGGAGGACCagaggaggtttttggacAAGGTGATGAGTTTGTTGCCTACTGAGGCGGCtaagggaagggggggtgcCCAGAAGAGGGCTTAA
- a CDS encoding hypothetical protein (COG:P; EggNog:ENOG503NUYQ), translated as MGIFDKKPQAAAAEVAQEEAPQFERVNWRQEPGLRKLYFFAIILCVASATTGYDGMLFNAVQNMEQWDSYFERPRGSLLGLVGALYQIGSLVSIPIVPLLADNFGRKLPIAIGCVIMIVGAVIQGSCTNIRVFMGGRVLLGFGNSLAQISSPMLLTEICHPQHRGRLTSVYNCLWNVGALIVSWLAFGTAYVPTEWSWRVPALLQALPSLIQLAFIYWVPESPRFLIAKDKHDQALAMLAKYHANGNDQHPTVQFEYQEIKETIRLEYEAKGNSSYADFFRTKGNRYRFAVLISLGIFSQWSGNAIISNYSSKLYDSAGVTDQTAKLGLGAGQTCLALIVSVTMAMLVDKVGRRPMFLASTGGMFCTFVFWTICSALWDTKQSPGADKAMIFFIWVFGIMYSLAWSGLLVGYAIEILPYKLRAKGLMVMNLSVQCALTLNIYANPVAFDFFGPTNSTWKLYLIYTCWIFLELAFVYFMYVETKGPTLEELAKIIDGDEAEVARVDLNQVEKETQISETKSA; from the exons atggGCATCTTCGATAAGAAGCCCCAAGCTGCGGCGGCCGAGGTCGCCCAGGAGGAGGCTCCTCAGTTTGAGAGAGTTAACTGGCGTCAGGAGCCCGGTCTTCGCAAGCTCTACTTCTTCGCCATCATTCTTTGCGTTGCCTCTGCTACCACCGGTTACGATGG TATGCTTTTCAACGCTGTCCAGAACATGGAGCAGTGGGACAGCTACTTCGAGAGACCCAGAGGTTCCCTCCTCGGTCTCGTCGGTGCTCTCTACCAGATTGGTTCTTTGGTCTCTATCCCTATCGT CCCTCTCCTCGCCGATAACTTTGGTCGCAAGCTCCCCATCGCCATTGGCTGCGTTATCATGATTGTCGGTGCCGTCATCCAGGGTTCTTGCACCAACATCCGTGTCTTCATGGGTGGCCGTGTCCTCCTCGGTTTCGGCAACTCCCTCGCCCAGATCTCGTCTCCCATGCTTCTCACCGAAATCTGCCATCCCCAGCATCGTGGTCGTCTTACCAGCGTCTACAACTGCCTGTGGAACGTCGGTGCCTTGATCGTCTCCTGGCTCGCCTTCGGCACCGCCTACGTCCCCACCGAATGGTCGTGGCGTGTGCCCGCCCTTCTCCAGGCCCTCCCCTCGCTCATCCAGCTTGCCTTCATCTACTGGGTCCCCGAGTCCCCCCGTTTCCTCATTGCCAAGGACAAGCACGACCAGGCTCTTGCCATGCTCGCCAAGTACCACGCCAACGGCAACGACCAGCACCCCACCGTCCAGTTCGAGTAccaggagatcaaggagaccATCCGTCTCGAGTACGAGGCCAAGGGCAACTCCAGCTACGCCGATTTCTTCCGCACCAAGGGCAACCGCTACAGATTCGCcgtcctcatctccctcggTATCTTCTCCCAGTGGTCTGGTAACGCTATCATCTCCAACTACTCCTCCAAGCTCTACGACTCGGCCGGTGTCACCGACCAGACTGCCAAGCTCGGTCTCGGTGCCGGCCAGACCTGCCTTGCCCTCATTGTCTCCGTCACCATGGCCATGCTTGTCGACAAGGTCGGTCGCCGCCCCATGTTCCTGGCCTCCACCGGTGGCATGTTCTGCACCTTTGTCTTCTGGACCATCTGCTCTGCTCTTTGGGACACCAAGCAGTCCCCCGGTGCCGACAAGGCCATGATCTTCTTCATCTGGGTCTTCGGCATCATGTACTCTCTCGCCTGGTCCGGTCTCCTCGTCGGCTACGCCATCGAGATCCTCCCCTACAAGCTCCGCGCTAAGGGTCTCATGGTCATGAACTTGTCCGTCCAGTGCGCTCTCACCCTCAACATCTACGCCAACCCCGTCGCCTTCGACTTCTTCGGCcccaccaacagcacctGGAAGCTCTACCTCATCTACACCTGCTGGATCTTCCTCGAGCTTGCCTTTGTCTACTTCATGTATGTCGAGACCAAGGGCCCCACcctcgaggagctcgccaagatcatcgacggtgacgaggctgaggttgCCCGCGTCGACCTTAACCAGGTCGAGAAGGAGACTCAGATCAGCGAGACCAAGTCTGCCTAA